The genomic interval CGTGGCGGTCGACCAGCACCGCGACGACGACCGGAATCCCGAGGTCGGTGCGCGCGTCGAGCAACCGCCAGTCGATGCCGGCTCGGTCGAGCCGGTCACACAGCGTCCCCACCGGACCGTCACGGTCCGGCACGCGAACGCTCGGTAGCGGGCTCTCGGTGAGATAGTACAGCATGAACGCGTCGCGTTCGACGACCTCCAGCAGCCCGCGCCGGACGGCGCCGGCCCGTTCCAGTCCGGCGGCCAGCCCCGTGCTGATAGGAGCGCGGACGAACGGCCTGTCGCGCGTGTCGTACGAGAGATACACCAGCTGTGCCGGGACCTGTACCGTAGTGCCGTCGGTCGCCCGCTCGCCCGCGACCCAGCGGAGTTCGTCGCCGCGCTCGTAGCACGCCGGCGGAACGGTCCCCGCCGCTCGCTGTTCGGGCGCAAACGTCACCACATCGGCGGGGTCGACCGCGTTGTCGAGGGCGCCGTAGGCGTCCTCACGAAGGTCCCGGTCCCGGTAGATGGCGGCGCTGTACCGTTCGACGCCCTCGCCGATAGCCGCTGTGAGGGCCGCCCGAGGGGTCAGTGCGGCACCGCCCTCGCTCGGCGGCACGAAGACGCCGTCGGTCATCGCAGCGGGATGGGCGCGGTCGACAGCGGCGGTGTGGAGCCGGGGCTCGTCGGCTGGTGTGGCCCCGGTTCGGACGCGTCTGAACACGCCGACGGATGGGTCTGTGAGGGTTCGCCCCGCCCGCACCACCCGGTCAGTCGCGTCCGTCACACGCGTCACATCCCGGGACTCCGAACAGTCTGGCCTCGCCGTAGTCGAGCGTCCGAAGGTCGAACCGGAACAGCCGGCCGACGAGGTCGGCCGGCAGCCGGGCCAGTCCCGCCCGGAGCGTCAGCCGCGTCAGGACGTGCGAGCACAACTCCGTCTCGTAGGTCGGGCCCGGAGCGAGGGAGCGATACGTCAGCTCCCGGCCGGCGTCGTTCAGTTCCTCGCGAGTCGTGAGACACGCCAGACACGACTCGCTCGACGGCGAGAGCACCGGCCCGATTTCGACCTCTGTGCCCCGCACCGCCGCTCGAACGAGCGTCGCGTCCGAGTCGAGCCACGCGCGGTTGACCGCTTCTCGGTCGGTGGTCGCGTCGCCCTCGACGAACACCAGCACGTCCGGGTCGCTGTCGGTAGTCGTACAGCCGAACGCCCCGAACGCGTCGCCGAGTTGGCCCGTGGTCGACGGCTCCCCGTGCAGCCCCACGGTGAGCGACCGTACTCGGTCCGCAAAGCCCGGGCGGCTGTCGGCGTCGAGTCCGAGCAGCAGCGTTTCGAGCAGGCTCAGGCGGTTGTCGTCCACGTCGAAGCCGTCGAGCAGTTCGACCGGGTACACGAGTCCCGCGGCAGAGAGGCGCTCGGCGATGGCGAGCGCAGTCGCTTCGTCACCGATGGCCGGCACCACGTCGCCCAGCGGGGTCTGTCCGTCGCTGGCCGCGAGGAGGTCGCCGCTCAGCTGTGCCGCCTCGCCGGAGAGTGTCCTGGTGCCGGTGGGACCGGTGACGACGATCGCGTCGCCGTACTCGGCCATGGCAGTGCCGTTTGGCACTTTGAACCGCGTCTCGACAGTCAGTTCGGTGGGGCTCTGTGGTGTGTCCATGACTCACTCGTCGTGTCCCGGCGCGGCCGCGCTGCAGCCGCCGCTGCCCCCACCGCCACAGGAGCCGCCGCCACCGCCGCCGTAGGAACCGCCGCCGGCGGGACTGCGGGGCTCGTCAGCTTCGTCGGCCGTCTCCTCGTCGTCTTCGTCCCGGAGTTCCGGCGGCAATCCGTCGGTTATGTCCAGGTCGATGTCCGTGTCGTGTGGAGACATAGCACCAAAATCGCCAGCGGTTGGTAAAAATCTGGCCCGGACGTGCGCGCCAGCTGCCGTCTCGCTTCGTTTCCCGGCCGTTCGCGAACTCTCTCGCGTCCCACAGTCGACCGACGGGAGACCGCGACTTTTAGTGTGCTTGCGACCGGGGGGGCTGTATGGACGGTCGCTACGAGCCCGTCGAGTCGCCGGACGAAACGACCGTCTTCCCGTATCACGACCTGACGCCGCCGACGACGGCCGACGTGGCCAGGGCACGGAAGGTCGTCTCCCGCCATCTCCCCGAGACGCCGCTGGTCCGCAGTGAGACGCTTTCGGCGGCGCTCGACGCGGACGTGTATCTGAAACGCGAGGACACGCTGCCGACCGGCGCGTTCAAAGTCCGGGGCGGCGTCAATCTCGTCGCCTCGCTCGACCCCGAGTTCCGCGAGCGCGGTCTCATCGCCGCCAGCTCGGGCAACCACGGCCTCTCTGTCGCGTGGGCGGGCCGGGAGTTCGACGTGCCGGTCACCATCGGGGTCCCCGAGAAGGCCAACGCGGGGAAGGTCGCGGCGATGGAGCGACTCGGCGCCGACGTCGTCAGCTACGGGCCGGACTACGACACCGCCCGGGAACACATCGAATCGCTCGCCGTCGAGAACGGGAAACGGTACGTCCACTCGGGCAACGAGCCCAAGCTGCTCTCGGGCGTCGGCACCGCCGGGCTCGAAATCGTCGAGGAGCTCCCGGAGGTCGACCGGCTGTACTGTCCCATCGGCGGTGGCACCTCCGCCGTCGGCTACTGTCTCACCGTCGGCGCGCTGACCGACGCGGACGTCGTCGGCGTCCAGTCGGCCGCGGCGCCCGCGATGTACCGTGCGTACCACGAGGACACGCTGGAGCCCCACGACCGGATGGAGACCAGCGCCGAGGGCGTGGCCACCAGAGTTCCGTTCGCGCTCACGATGGGCGTCCTCCGGGACGGACTGGCGGATCTCCAGCTGGTCTCCGAAGACGCCATCCACGAGAGCGTCGCCCGGCTGTTCGTCGAGGAGCGTATCGTCATGGAGGGGGCCTGCGGGACCTCGGTCGCGGCCGCGCTGCGGGCCGGCGACGATATCGCCGGCGAGACGGTCGTTATCCCCGTCTCCGGCCGCAACATCGACCGTGCGAAGCTCGACGCCGCCCTCGCCGACTACGACGGCGTGGCGTGAGGGCCGGCGGGAAACGTTGTTCTTAAGAGTGCCACGGCTTACCTTCGGGGTATGAGCAACGACTCCGAGGCCGACGACGCAGAGGCAGCCGTCGAGGAAGAGACGGCCGACGAAGAGACCGAGAGCGGACTCCAGTCGGGCGACGTCATCAAACTCGCCTACACCGCACGCACTGTCGAGGAGGGGAGCCTCGTCGACACCACAGACGAGGACGTCGCCGAAGACGAAGGCGTCGACACCGAGGGCCAGGAGTTCGGCCCGCGAACCATCGTTCTGGGCGAGAACCACATCTTCCCGGACGT from Halomicroarcula saliterrae carries:
- a CDS encoding TOMM precursor leader peptide-binding protein, coding for MDTPQSPTELTVETRFKVPNGTAMAEYGDAIVVTGPTGTRTLSGEAAQLSGDLLAASDGQTPLGDVVPAIGDEATALAIAERLSAAGLVYPVELLDGFDVDDNRLSLLETLLLGLDADSRPGFADRVRSLTVGLHGEPSTTGQLGDAFGAFGCTTTDSDPDVLVFVEGDATTDREAVNRAWLDSDATLVRAAVRGTEVEIGPVLSPSSESCLACLTTREELNDAGRELTYRSLAPGPTYETELCSHVLTRLTLRAGLARLPADLVGRLFRFDLRTLDYGEARLFGVPGCDACDGRD
- a CDS encoding YcaO-like family protein, translated to MTDATDRVVRAGRTLTDPSVGVFRRVRTGATPADEPRLHTAAVDRAHPAAMTDGVFVPPSEGGAALTPRAALTAAIGEGVERYSAAIYRDRDLREDAYGALDNAVDPADVVTFAPEQRAAGTVPPACYERGDELRWVAGERATDGTTVQVPAQLVYLSYDTRDRPFVRAPISTGLAAGLERAGAVRRGLLEVVERDAFMLYYLTESPLPSVRVPDRDGPVGTLCDRLDRAGIDWRLLDARTDLGIPVVVAVLVDRHGLPEVSVAAAAAVDASGAAQSALEEAIQTRRYQQHLRARTEERPSLSALSPAEVGREERLLAWSERGAAAELPAWTDTESTTTPAEIDAETGPLDASDVVPTVTDTWDVYTVDVTTRDVAAAGFTVVRVLAPAAQPLYLSGAHRYWGGDRLSTVPVDRGYSSASPAPTDLNDCPHPFP
- a CDS encoding threonine ammonia-lyase, whose amino-acid sequence is MDGRYEPVESPDETTVFPYHDLTPPTTADVARARKVVSRHLPETPLVRSETLSAALDADVYLKREDTLPTGAFKVRGGVNLVASLDPEFRERGLIAASSGNHGLSVAWAGREFDVPVTIGVPEKANAGKVAAMERLGADVVSYGPDYDTAREHIESLAVENGKRYVHSGNEPKLLSGVGTAGLEIVEELPEVDRLYCPIGGGTSAVGYCLTVGALTDADVVGVQSAAAPAMYRAYHEDTLEPHDRMETSAEGVATRVPFALTMGVLRDGLADLQLVSEDAIHESVARLFVEERIVMEGACGTSVAAALRAGDDIAGETVVIPVSGRNIDRAKLDAALADYDGVA